CCGTTTATCGATTCAATCTTGTTAAACCAAATTTTATGGTCGACTCCCCAGCCGTGAACGAAAACAATGGGTTTCCCTTTGCCGATGATGCGATAATTAATCGTAGAACCGTCCGAAGCGCTGAATGATTTCATTTTTCCATATCCTTTCTCTCATATCGACTTTCGACGTGCGAAATACATGCCGATTTTATACTGAATTACTTCTTCAAAATCTTTCATTATCAGCTTTTTATCAAGTCGAAACATGAAAGGCTTCGATTTCCCGACATTATTGCAACTACTGAACTCTTTCTTTGCATCTTCGCTTATGTCCAACGCTACTATGTTTCCGACAAGTCTTTCAGGAAAATACACCGTAGCTTTCATAAAGCCTTTCCATGCAGACATCCAGACGATCGTCTTCTTTCCTTTTACCACTTTGCATAGCCATGCCTTTCCGTCCCTATAGTATCTCCATTCCGGTTTTAATCCTGACTTATCGAAAAGCAACAACGCTTCCAGATATGTAGCGAACGAATCGCCGAGAATCTTTTCCAATACCTCGTTTGTCGGATAGATCGACGGATCAATCAGTTCAATAGTATTGATTTGTTCCATTTTATTGGTTCCTCTTTTAAGACTTTCAAATTACTTCTTGAGCATATCTCTGCACTTGAATGCCAGATTTGCCGAATTATACATCGATTCGATATCGAAATTCGCCGTGTTCTTGACGGCAATTCCGTTGATGATATGCTCAAGTTCATACTGATACGGATCATAATCCCCAATGTCCAAAGTTCTTTGTCCGCTGTTGTTTGAATACACCATCTTAAATTTAGGACAATCGACAAAGGACCAATCCAATGTTGCCGATCCGTTTTTGCCGGACACGGAATGCCTTGTCGTAAACGGATAATTGTCGTGCATATTGGTGCTCCCGTCGATTGTAACGATCGCTGATTCGTATTTGAACACGAGCACGCAGTCGTTTTGCTGATTGTTCATACATTCGACGGACAAGGGCAAGCCAAGCAACTGAACAGCCGCATCAATGTCCTGAGCCATGGGGTTGTTCACAATGTCGTTACTGGAAAAAACCGAAGAACTTTTTCTTTAAATGCTTAATGAGCGAATCTCACCGATTTCATCAGTTTTTGAAAGTTCGAAAAAGTATTTATACTGGCTTTGAAAGCGCGAATAATATGCTCCTGCGCAAGCTTTACCGCTTTTGCGGCTTGCTTTCCGTAGTTCGTCGAGCTCTATTTTATTAGTGCATATCGGGTACTCGATGATGACGTGTTTTCCAGCCTCCATGCATCGGCATGCGATTTCCGAATGCGTTTCCGTCGGCGAGCAAATATCTATAACATCGATATCTTCATCTTGCAATAATTCCTTAATAGATCCGACGAATTCGACATTCAGCTCTTTTGCCAGAAGAGATGCTTTAGCAGGCGTTTTTGCAGTTATGCCGCAAAGGGCGCATCCCGGAAGGTTGCTGATTATCCGTGCATGCATGGAACCCATATACCCTGCGCCTATGATGCCAATATTCATACTGTAAACCTCGACATTAATGATGAACCCGACAGCTTGCTTTTTTATTGAACCGAAGATCAGATCGATGCTGTTATTTGCTGCAGGGTTTTATAGTACGATTCGAAAACATTCTCCAGGAATGCTTTCTCTTCATTGTTGATCTTAATTTCTTCGTCCATATTGAATCTCATGCCTTTCTCCGCCATAAAGTCAATGCAGAAAACCAGAATATAGAAAACCAGCGCCTGCTCTTGAATCTCGCAGGGTTTCTCCAGTTCCTTCCAGTATTCGACATATTCCAAGTCGGCATGCATGCAGAGCAGCGACATTGTCGTCAACGCCAACGCGTAAAGCCGGTCGCCGAAGCAAATCCAGTCAAGATCGATAATTCCCGACAATCTGCCTTGTTCTATTAATACGTTCTTAGTCGTTGCATCGTCGAAAAACGGCTCCGGCTTTATTCCGTCGAAATACCCGGAAAAATAAGGCAGAAAGCTTCTAACGCGACGGATATAATCCGTTGAAAAGATTTTATTTTCCGCTATGCGGCGTTCCGATCGTCCTATATGGTTTTCGACTACGTCCCTCCAGCTTTTCTTCAGATTGTCTTGATCTTCATATGAATGAAGAAAGCCGTAGCCCTTTGCGACAGGCAAGGTTCTCAGAGCATTCTGATGACGATGCAGCTCATGAGCTATGGTTTTTTTTTGCTCGTTCGACAACCCGTCGTACGCTAAGCCCAAGTCCCTTCCGGGAATATAGGACATTATGAAATAACAAGGGCTCGTACCGGAGTTCGCCGAAACAATTTTCGGTATCGGCAATGCAAGAGATTCAAGCTTCTTCAGCCAATATATCGATCCGTCGATTAATTCTTTCGTTTCTGAAATTTTCAAAACATACTTGGCATCGTTTATTTCTATCGTATACACATAAGCGGCTATGCCGACGCGATTTCTTTTGACAGAATCGGGAAGGGCGTTGAATTCCTCCAGGCAAATATTTCTTATAACTGTTTCGTTCAATCAGTCCTCCGCTGCAGATAATCGCTAATTTTTTCTCGCCTTTACGAAAATCACATCATTGCTGGTAAAATCATTCTTTTGAACCAAATCCATTTTAATCTCTTCTACGCTGAACCTATTATCCGTTAACAGCCTGGTTATGCTTTCTTCGGTATACATTGTATCCCATGTGATAAACTCTTTCGTCTTGGTTCCCTCCAGGATTACATTGCGCGTGCCCCATGCATTGGCGTCTTGAAAGTACTTGCATTCGTATAAGATATAATGCGGATTTTTTGAAAAAAACCCGTTCGAATCGCAACGGCTCCATTGCTTCTCTTCTTTTTTTGCGGCGCTTAAATTGTTCGAGAATACATCAAATATCAAGATTCCTTTCTCGCACAAGCTGTTTGACGCGTTTTTCAAGAATATTTTCTGTTCCTCGTTTGTTAACGCCCCGAAATCGCAATAAATGCACATTGCCGCATCGAAATTCCCCTGAGGCAATTTTTGTAAATAGCTTTGACGGTAATACCGAATTTGCAGGTTTTTCTTCTTTGCCGACTTTCTTGCATACAGTATCGATCCTTTTGATATATCAACCCCCGAGACCGCATGTTTTTTTTGAGAAAGTCTTTCGCAATACAGCCCGGGACCGCAGCCGAGATCGATAATCGACGATTTCTCCGGTATTACGCTGTCGATCCATTCTACGGTTGAATCAATGGTTTTATCGTTTCTTGATGCGGCATCGTTAGTCGCATCAAGATGGAGCTTAAGCATTTGCTTGGCGATATGCCTGTCTGTCCATAAGAAATCCTTGCTCCGCTGATAGAGCGATAAGCTGTTGTTCATTGCAGACTCCTTTTATTCTAGTTTCTCAGTTTGCTTTTGGCGAGCTTAATATCGTCAGGAAATACTACCAGCGCGCTTCGTTCCGTCCGTATTCTTGGACGGCTGAGCATTGCGTTCCAGTATTTATCAAACCTTTCATAAGGCAGTACTAATCTTCGGCCGTTTGTATCATTAGCGTAGAATGCTTTGATGTTCCGATCATAGCCGGTTAGCGCAATCGCATGGGTCTGATGTTCATTGAGGCTGATAAAAGCAACCATAAAAATGCCGTTCGCCAATAAATATTCTGCTTCTTCGTTTTTAAGATGCTGAAGAAACTCGTACTTGAAACCGTATGCGTCGCATACTCTATAAAGCCCTTCGAGATCGTTTCCCAATGTTTTTATCGCGCTTATGCTTGAACCCGAGCGCTTCCATGTTTCATCTTTATCAAACGGATTGCTGTGCAAGCCCTTATATTCTGGTTAGTGTACAATTCTTTCTGTAAATTGGGTTGAAAAAAGCAGGCCGATCGGGCTCAAATGGTAAGTGACCAAACCAACCATAAGGAGAACCCGATGGCCTACGAATCAGAATATACACTTTTGGAGCAAGTGATCCAGATGCTGGCAGCGAATGGGGACAATAAATTTTCTCGTGTTATCGAAGTGGTCGTCAATGAGGCCATGAAGATCGAGCGAGCAAAGGCTCTCAACGCCGAACCATATGAACGCACGGAAGAGCGTACTGGGCATGCCAATGGATTTAAAGACAAGACGCTCAATCTTGCGACCGGGAAAGTCCTCTTGAAAGTACCACAAGTTCGCGGGATGGAGTTTTACCCCAGCTGCATCGAGAAAGGCATGCGCAGTGAGCGTGCTCTCAAGCTCGCCATCGCCGAAATGTATGTCAAAGGAGTAAGTACCCGCAGGGTCTCGGATATCGTCGAAATTCTTTGTGGCACCGAAGTCAGCTCGTCCCAGGTCAGCAGGCTGGCAAAGGAGCTCGATGAAGAGATTACGTCTTGGAAGGCGCAGCCTGTCGGACAGATTCAATACTTGGTACTTGATGCGACCTATGAATCGGTGCGCGTCGGTTCCCAGGTGGTCAAGCAGGCTCTTCTAGTGGCTATTGGCGTTGATTACAGCGGGAATCGGCATATTCTTGACGCCGAAGTCGCGAACAGTGAGGCAGAGGTAAACTGGCGTTCCTTTCTCGAGGATCTCGTACGACGAGGGATGCACGGCCTTCGAATGATCACCAGTGATGACCACTCAGGACTTCGCGCTGCAATCGATGCTGTCTTCCCTGGAATTCTGTGGCAACGCTGCCAGTTTCATCTGCAGCAGAATGCCCACTCCTACGTCACGAAAAAAGATGACATCCCGCTGGTAGCCGCCGATATTCGGAAGGTGTTCAATGCGCCTGACCGCGAGAATGCAGAACGATATTTGCAACAGCTCGTTGAAAAATATCAAAAAACCCATCCGCGTTTAGCGGCTTGGGCCGATGTAAATATACGGGAAGGATTGAGTGTATTCAACATCCCTGAAAATCACAGGAGGAAGATGCGAACATCGAATCTGGCAGAACGCCAGATGAAGGAGATTAACAGGCGAACGAAAGTAGTGGGTGTTTTCCCGAACGCCGAGAGTTTACTTCGCCTTGCGGCTTCTATGCTGATCGAACAAAACGACCAGTGGCAGAATGACAAACGGTACTTGCCTGAGTCAACCGACCGACCTGCTTTGAACGAAATTTACAGAAAAAAGGTTGCATAATCATATTCTGAAAGAATCATTGCAAGCGATGTAGTTGCGCAAGAGTAGCTGTCGTTTTGATTGATAAGAACGACATCATGCAATGCCTGCGCAGGAATCTTTTTCTCGTCAATGTTTTTTAAGCTTATTGAATCATCATTTTCATTCGAGCAACCGAAAACCAGCATTCCTGATAATGCCAGGAATGCATAAAAATCGGGCTTTATCATATGTACTCCTCTTCAGAAACGGACTTCTCTGCATTTGCCTAGCCTGCAATCCGCTCATCGGTACGCAAAGGACGGCACCATCAATGTCGGATCGTAGCGGTTTGCGAACGAATGCTGTTCAGCTTCCTAAGGTCCAAATTCCGGTATACTCTTTTATGATTGTTTTATTTTCCTTTTCTATTTTTTCTTCCATTCCCTTTCCGAAAAAAGATCCCAGAATATGCTTTGCCTGATCAACGCTATCGAATTTATAATCAGTTCTTATTATCGTTTCGCTGAAACCGTTTTTTTTTAATTCGCTATAAAAGCGATTCAACTTCTCTGTAGGAGGTTTCGCATAGTCGACAAACGTCCCCATGGTTTCTATCCAAATGTTTGTTTTGGCTATTTTTTTACAGTCGCTTATTAATTTTGCAATCCAGAAATCGCTGTTTTCTTCGTCGGATATTAAATGCCCGAAACTCCAGCCTTCTATTAAAAAGTCGTAATTATCGTGTATCTGCTCTGTATTCTTGTTGTCCAGTATCTTGAATTCGGCTTTATCGCTGTATGCGCTGATGTTCTCGACCGCTCTGCTTATCATATGCTCTGAAATGTCGAATAAACTTGCCTTGCGGATTTTATCGGCATACATTCTTGTCACGCGGCCGGTGCCTACGCCGAGCTCGCAAACTGTTTTATTCGCAAAATCGAAATTCTCGGACAGGAATTTTTGCAAGTTTTTCTCATAATCTTCATGATTGATAAGCTGGTCGTATAAATCGTTTTGCTGTTTGTATATCTCATACATTTCATTCATATGCTGAACAGTTCCTTTTTAAATAATCAAACTTAATAACGCTGATCGCGTTTTTATCAGCCTATGTCCTCAAATCTGATAGCAGCTTTTTTGAGCTTTGAGTAATATGCAACCTTCTTATCAAGAATTTTCGCGTTGTATATATATTTTTCAAGTCCGTTCCATATAAAAAACCAGGACGGTATCAGCATGAATTCCTTAAAATAGTTTAAATCATACTTGTCAAGATACATAGTAATCTCTCAAAGACACCTGATAACATTACCTCTATAGGGTCAAAGGAGTATTAAACCCCTTTGATTCGTCAGTGTTGATATGCATTATCCGAGCTGTTGCATATCCACATTGTGGATAAACCGGAAACGGTTACCCCACTGAAGTCGCTCGGGTTTCAGTGGGGGTTTTTATTTCCAGAGGTATGGAGAAATGAACGAGATATATCCCGAGGATATCCGCTTTTCACCTGAAGAGTCAAAAAAAATAATTTCTGACCTTTATGCGTACGCCTTTAACTGTCCTCGTGACGCCCGCAGTGAAGAATATAAAGCTGGTTTTCGCGCTGGCGCATTCAATACCCTTCTTTTGCCCAAATATAAGCACCTATCAACCACATCCTCATTCCCAAAAGGGTCTTGTCAGTTAGATGCCTGGTACTCAGGTTATGACGAAGGACAAAGGGCTGCCCATTCCTTTCAAATCAACTACGTAGAAAGCATTCAACACAATGAACCAGTCCCGACCATTAAACCAGAGGAGGGATCAGGCGAACAGGAAGTTTCTTTTAGCTTCACTTGAAGCTAATTCTTTGCTACTTGGAAGCGGCCTACCGTTAATCGGTACGGCGTCGGGTTCGTAACCGACCTACCTTCACCATGTTTCGGCTGGGAAGAGAGAATTTTGGGCGTATCGCTCTTCTATCGCAAATTTTGGAGAGAAATTTGTGATGGCGAAGCTATGCCTGAGTCAAACGAGGTTATCGAGGTTTTATTGGGTCGGAGATACGAATTATATCCGCCTAACAAGCGGTTAACAAATAACTTTAGGAAGTATATATGATGGAAAAGGTTTATCCAAAGGACATACGGTTTAACCCGCTTTTTGCAAAGAATATAGCTTCCATTTTATTACCTGATTCTTTTAGTAAGCCCCGTGATCCTCGAGGCGAGGATTATAAAGATGGATTTCAGGCAGGTGCCTTTAACACACTTCTTCTAGATAAGTACAAAGATCAATTCATTAAACCTCCTTTTTCAAAAGAATCTTGTCAACTTGATGCTTGGTTTTCTGGATATGAAGAAGGGCAAACCGAAGCCCGGTCTTGGCAGATTAATTATTTAGATTCTTTTTAGCTTCAAGGTTATTTCATCTGGAATGTCAAGGAAGAAAGTAAAAGGAATAGTCCTTCACTTACAAATTTTGGAGAGAGATTTGTGAAAGTGAAAGTATATCACAGAAAATTGCATACGGTAGCGGAAAGGTTTCCGGGAGAACAGAAGTCAGGAGCTCTCCACTTCAAATCTGTGCTCTACAGGGGTTCGACTCCCCTGTCTACCACTACCGGAAAATTAGCTTCATGTGAAGCTAATTCCTAGGAAAACATGAGAAAGGAGAGCTCACGTATGAAAATCGTATCTTTTGTATCAACCAAAGGTGGAGTTGGGAAATCTTCCTCCACCATTTTAATCGCAAATTACCTGGCTGCTGTCGGCAAGTCGGTATTGGTAATTGATACCGACTACAGCAATTCAACGACATTGCATTATCTTGAAAGCAAAGCCGGGTTGCGGGGGAAAGGGTTTTCTCAGGCCGTAAAGACTGGTCGCCTTACAGACAATATCGTTTCCACCCAAAATGAGAATATAGAGATAATTCCTTCAAACAGTGACATTGAACACCTGATATTGAAGGATGATCTGGTTCTTTCTCGTCTTGTGGAAATGGAACATAAAGAACTATCTCTCTATGACTACATTCTCCTTGATACGTCCCAGGGATTTAATTCCACGATCAATAACGCAATCTATGCGTCTGACCTGATTTTAACTCCGGTACTATTGTGCCAGTTCGACATGATTTCATGTCTTACTTTGCAAAGTAAGATTGTGGAAGCCGAGAAAATGTCTTCCTGGGGTCTTTTTTTTAATGGTGTTAATCAATACGCCCAAAATAAAAACTCATCCCATTATCAGTACATATCACTCTACAAAAAGACATTCACCCAGTGCCTTAACATTTATCTGCCTAAAACATCTGCGGTAACAAACCGCATTGACCGGGATCAGAAGATTACCCGTAAAACAAGCGAAAAGATTTTTGACGGTGTCGCTTCGTTAGTCGAAATAATCACCGGAGAGCCGGTAAGCGAACCAGTTGCTTTCTAAAGAAGGAAAAGGAAATGAAGCCATTAACCATACTGAAAGACGAGAAAAAGCTTGACCTTAATAATTCCGGGCGTGTTCTGTTGGCACGTCTTATACCACTTACCGAAATTAAGCTCCAGAAGGAGTTCCAGGAACTGTTTCCGCTTATTCCTGGTAACGTGGAGAAAATAACGCAACGAATCATGGAAGGCGGATACGATAATTCCCAACCGGTACATATATGGAATTTCAATGGGAAACACGTCCTAATTGACGGACATCATAGGCGGGAAGGCGCTCTTCGTGCCGGACTCCACGAAATCCCTTGTTTCTTACACGAGTTTTCTTCTATTGACGATGCGCTTGAATATGCCATAAGTCTTCAAACTGAAAGGCGCAACCTTTCAGATGCGGAGCTTATGAGAGCGCTTAAAGTAGTGGATTCTCTTAAAACACGAGGACGTGGGGCAACGGGTGACGGAAAATCCGCTGCACGTTCGGCAGAGGTTCTGGGTATTTCCACCTCACGGGTTGAGAAGACCCGCATGGTGGAAAAATATGCTACCGATGAAATCAAAAAACAGATCGAGTCAGGTGAACTCACGCTTAATAAAGCGTATCACCTCGTTCGGGAAACAATGACCGAATCGACTGGTAGGAAGAGTAAGGATAAGAAGCCTTCAAAAGAAGTCATACAGATTATCACTACTATTCAGTCATTTCTTACCTCTGGTGATATTGAAGGCCTTTCATCGTATGTAAAGGAGTACGGGATATGACTAGCGTAAAAAAGAGCGAAACGCGCGGACTGTATCGTTCTCATGATAAGAAGCTCGTCTATGGTCAGGTCGATACCATCTTGTTACATCCTAAGATGTACTTTTCAAAGAGAAGACTTTCACGGATGGCTCCTTACCAGATTTTTACTGGAGTAGGTTTTGTCTGTACCGTCCTTGATGATCGCCTCCAGGCAGATACTTGGTTTTTCAAGGATAAAAAAAGTCTTAATAGATTTATGCGGCAAGTTAAGGACAGCCTCCATTGTATTGAAGAATGTTTCTATGCCTCCGTCGTACAGCAGAATACAGAAGACCCATTTCAAAATAGGTAGGTGGAGGTAATGAACCAAGATAGAGTAAAAGAAATACTGTTATTACTTGCCGATACCAAAAGAGATTTCACTGTTATTTTTACTGGTAAGAAAAGCAAGAAAGTAAACGGGCTTTATAAACCTGATACGGCAGAAATCTTTCTTCATAACAAGAATTTTTCTCAGGATAATCAGCTACTGTATACGGCGATCCATGAATACGCTCACCATCTTCGTGTCGAATCGGGAACATCCTCTTCTCGTGCACACGATATTGCATTCTGGTCTCTTTTTAACACGCTTCTTGATGATGCAGAAACAAAAGGAATATACCAACGCATACGATCTGCATCCATACAGAAGAAAATAGATGAGGCTAAAGCCTTACAGCATGAAATACTTCTCCTTGAACAACGTTTAGGGGTATTGCTTCAGGAAATCCACGAAACAAGCGAAAACGAAGCGATTAGATATGAAGATATTATCCAGCATGATCTGCAACTCTCCCTTGTAACGGTTAAGAAAATGTGTGCTATAAGTACACTGCCAGCTCATAAAGTTGAAAACCTCTCACTCGATGCAGCGCATGTTCTGATTTCCAACAAGGGAAATGACCAACGGGTAATCGGTGCAATTGAATCTGGTAAAAGCATCGCTCAAATCAAAACCACTACTCAATCTCAATCAACGTCACGAGACGAGGAACTAGAAAGGGAAAAGAGGCGTATTGAAAAAATAATCACCGCTTTGAACGAAAGACTCCGTAAAATCATTAATGAGTTAGGCGAAATGAATGGAATCAATGCAGGTGAAGCTAGTCACGGAAAAATCTATGCGGAAAGGATTATGAAAGAATGAATAGTAGGAAAAGGCATTCACCCTTAACAAGACAAAAGATTTCTCTTGCCATGAAAAATAGAGTTCTGTCGTCTTCATGGAAGGTTAATGTTACAAGAGCAATTATCGAACAGTGGGCAAAAGCAGTCATATGTAATGAAACGGGAAAGACCTTTGAAAGTATATCAGAGGCCGCACGATGTTACGGTCTAGCTCCTACGCAAGTATCTCGGGTTTGTCGTGGTATGCGAAATAGTGTTCACGGTCTTACTTTTTCATTTCTATAATCAATAAGCTTCATGTGAAGCTAATTTAGTTTCACTTTTTAAAACCATAAGGAGGACAAATTGGAGTCAAAACTGATGAAAGCGATTACGGCGCTGGAAAGCGCAGGGTTCCAGGTAGATCGAGCCATTGAAGAGGATGGTCGTGATGTAGGAATCACCGTTTCAGGAGAAGTTGCGTATCAGCATATCAATGTAATAACAGCAAAAACCGGCGCGATCGTCATACGATGCACGCCGGTGAAAGGCTAATTAGTCTTTCAATTCAAGAAAGTCCTGAAAGACTTTAGCAGCAGCTACAGTCTGCTTTACAAGGTTTTAGAGACTTCCTTTTGTTAAATCATACGTTGTGCCATTTGCTTCAGCCATTGCATTCACCAAATTTAAGATTTGTTCTGATGAAATTATTTGAGCCATGTTTTTTCTCTCCGGGGGATTGGTATTTCGCCCTGCATACGCGGGGACGGTGTAGCTGCCTTTGAGTATACCACGCCTCCGGAGGTTTCTTTGAATCACAAGTTCGTGAATTAGCTTCTCTTGAAGCTAATAAATCAGTACGGAGGTTTTTGAAGATGGGCGATTTAAATCATGTGACTCTTACGGGACGTGTAGTGAGAGATGCAGAACTGAAACGCAAGGGCGCTAATCTAGTGATGTGCGAGTTCTCGCTTGCGAATAATTATTCAAAGAAAACAGGGGAGACCTGGTCAAAAAAAGCAAACTTTTTCAAGTTGGTGGTGTTCGGAAAAATGGCAGAAGGTCTACATCCTTATCTCAAAAAAGGTGCACTCATTGGTATAGAAGCTGAACTGCGACAAAATCAATGGGAGCAGGAGGGTAAGAAATACTCAAGCAATGAACTAATCATAAATGAAGTTCAACTTCTCTCTAGTCCAAAAAAAAGTAATGAGGCTCCTTCATCATCAGATTATCCGGCTGAAGAAGAATCTTTCCTTATGGATATTTACTAACTGAAGGTAATCAATGAATTCTAAACTACTAAGGAATCTATCTCTATTTTTATGTATATCATTTACTTTTTTTTCATGTGAAGTCGAACTTCATGCTGAATCAAATACATGGTATGAAGCAAGGGTAACAGCCGTTATTGATGGAGACACCATTCAGGTGCAGTTTACTGGAGAAGATTGCCCTTCTGGGTGCCAGTGGAATGAAAGAGTACGTCTTGTTGGTGTCGATACTCCGGAGCTTTTCACAGATCCTCCTGAGTACTATGCAGCTGAAGCACGAGCCTATACTAATCAAATCTATAGACGAGATGTTCTACTTGTATTTGATTCTGTCTCAGCCAAAAAAGATAGGTATGGAAGAGTTCTTGCCTATATTTATAAATCCTTTGATTCACCTTCAATTAATGAACAACTCATCCTCAATGGGTATGGATATTACTACGATTTATTTTCTTTCGATCCAGAAAAAATGAATGATTTTCAGAACGCAGAAGATTATGCCCGATTAAATCGGGTAGGTCTTTGGAGATAACTATAAGGAGTGTATTGAAATGAGTAAAGAATGGATTCGTGGTTATGGACAACGTTATCGACACATGGTCGTGCGAACTGAGGTTACGCCTCACTATAAAAGGACTCATTTTGCATGTGGGAAAACAACAGATTACACGCTTGATTGTGTTTTTGAATTAACAGAAACCGCGAAATGCCCACTGTGTCTTGATTTCGAACGAAATAATGTAAAAGCAATTTAGTTTATATGGAAGTGTAGTGATGAGTGGTCATCAGAATGTCATGCGTTCGTGCCGTAGTCAGTCGCATCATAGGTTCGATTCCTATCACTTCCGATAGCCCGTATGGGTGAAAAACTACGTGCCGGTTGCACCGGTGTTTGAGTTCAGCTCGGCCGGGAGGAAGCGGAAGACCTCCCGGCGTTTTTTATTAATAAAGAGGACGTAGTTATGAAAAATACAGTACTTGGTTTTTCACAAGAAAAGTTACTTGAATACAAGCTTAATATTTCTGAGATTCATATTCTTCAGTGGTTTGTTGATTGTATCGTAGGTCAAAAACTCATTCAAACACCGTTAACAAATAATACACCGTATTACTTAGTTAGGTATCAATACGTTATTGATTCATTACCACTGTTGGGTATTCATAATCCACGGGTAATCGCTCGTCATTTTAATGCACTCTGTAAATGCGGTTTACTCGATAAAAAAATTGAAAAAAACAAAGAAGGCACTTCTATTTACTTTTCATATTCAAGGAAAAAGATAGTCGAACTTCTTTACTCTGACTTGAAGGAATAATGCAATGATACATACATTTGATACTGAAGTTGCTGAATTATTCCATGATGCCAATATTGCAACGATTTTTCAAAATTTGTGTTATTGGATACTCCATAATAAGACAAATGATAAAAATCAAAAGCTGATAGAAATTAACGGTTCTCTTGTTAACCGTTACTTCACATATAATAGTATTCAAGCATTTGTACAACAATTTCCATATTACTCAAAAAAGCAAATAGAAACCTATCTCAATAAACTGCGCGACCGGGGATTGATTGTTAAAGGGAATTTCAATGATAAGGGTTTTGATCGGACTAGTTGGTATTGTTTAGTAGATGAGCAGTATTGGATTGACAAGTATTTAGGAGTATCAAAAAAGCCCTCTACACCACTACCAACAGATGAAACACC
The sequence above is a segment of the Teretinema zuelzerae genome. Coding sequences within it:
- a CDS encoding single-stranded DNA-binding protein, which translates into the protein MGDLNHVTLTGRVVRDAELKRKGANLVMCEFSLANNYSKKTGETWSKKANFFKLVVFGKMAEGLHPYLKKGALIGIEAELRQNQWEQEGKKYSSNELIINEVQLLSSPKKSNEAPSSSDYPAEEESFLMDIY
- a CDS encoding thermonuclease family protein, which produces MNSKLLRNLSLFLCISFTFFSCEVELHAESNTWYEARVTAVIDGDTIQVQFTGEDCPSGCQWNERVRLVGVDTPELFTDPPEYYAAEARAYTNQIYRRDVLLVFDSVSAKKDRYGRVLAYIYKSFDSPSINEQLILNGYGYYYDLFSFDPEKMNDFQNAEDYARLNRVGLWR